From a single Pseudomonas cremoricolorata genomic region:
- a CDS encoding universal stress protein gives MSYTHLLVAVDLTEECDPVIKRAMAIAGPNGAKVSLVHIVEPMAMAFGGDVPMDLSQLQQQQFDQAKERMAHLFAKYPDIKQGASHLVYGQPRQEIHHFAKEKQCDLIVVGSHGRHGLALLLGSTANDVLHGAPCDVLAVSLQKKAE, from the coding sequence ATGTCCTATACCCATCTTCTGGTCGCCGTCGATCTGACGGAAGAGTGCGACCCGGTGATCAAACGCGCCATGGCCATTGCCGGGCCGAACGGCGCCAAGGTGTCGCTGGTGCACATCGTCGAACCGATGGCGATGGCCTTCGGCGGTGACGTGCCGATGGACCTGTCGCAGTTGCAGCAACAGCAGTTCGATCAGGCCAAGGAGCGCATGGCCCACCTGTTCGCCAAATACCCTGACATCAAGCAAGGCGCCTCTCACCTCGTCTACGGTCAGCCACGCCAGGAAATTCATCATTTCGCAAAGGAGAAACAGTGCGATCTGATCGTCGTCGGCAGCCACGGCCGCCACGGCCTGGCGCTGCTGCTGGGCTCGACAGCCAATGACGTACTGCACGGTGCGCCATGCGATGTTCTGGCCGTGAGTCTGCAGAAAAAAGCAGAGTGA
- a CDS encoding DUF1653 domain-containing protein, with amino-acid sequence MQVQPGIYRHYKGPEYRVFGTARHSENEEWVVVYQCLYGDFGLWVRPLAMFLETVEVDGEQVPRFALLTAEAGRFDLPPATEA; translated from the coding sequence ATGCAGGTACAACCAGGCATTTACCGTCATTACAAAGGGCCTGAGTACCGCGTATTCGGCACCGCAAGGCATTCGGAGAACGAAGAGTGGGTGGTCGTCTACCAGTGCCTGTATGGCGATTTCGGCCTGTGGGTGCGGCCGCTCGCGATGTTTCTCGAGACCGTCGAGGTTGACGGTGAGCAGGTGCCGCGCTTTGCTCTGCTGACCGCTGAAGCAGGGCGTTTTGACCTGCCGCCTGCGACCGAGGCCTAG
- the fadB gene encoding fatty acid oxidation complex subunit alpha FadB, which produces MIYEGKAITVKALESGIVELQFDLKGESVNKFNRLTLEELRQAIEAISADASVKGVIVSSGKDVFIVGADITEFVDNFKLPEAELVAGSLQANRIFSAFEDLAVPTVAAINGIALGGGLEMCLAADYRVMASSAKIGLPEVKLGIYPGFGGTVRLPRLIGPDNAIEWIAAGKENGADDALKVGAVDAVVAPELLQAAALDLAKRAISGELDFKAKRQPKLDKLKLNAIEQMMAFETAKGFVAGQAGPNYPAPVEAIKSIQKAANFGRDKALEVEAAGFAKLAKTSVAESLIGLFLNDQELKRKAKAHDQIARDVQQAAVLGAGIMGGGIAYQSAVKGTPILMKDIREEAIQLGLNEASKLLGNRVEKGRLTPAKMAEALNAIRPVLSYGDFANVDIVVEAVVENPKVKQAVLAEVEGQVKEDTILASNTSTISINLLAQALKRPENFVGMHFFNPVHMMPLVEVIRGEKSSDVAVATTVAYAKKMGKNPIVVNDCPGFLVNRVLFPYFGGFARLVSAGVDFVRIDKVMEKFGWPMGPAYLMDVVGIDTGHHGRDVMADGFPDRMKDERRSAIDALYEAKRLGQKNGKGFYAYETDKRGKPKKVADPSVLDVLKPVIYEHRELSDDDIINWMMIPLCLEVVRCLEDGIVETAAEADMGLVYGIGFPPFRGGALRYIDSVGVAEFVALADRYADLGPLYHPTAKLREMAASGQRFFN; this is translated from the coding sequence ATGATTTACGAAGGTAAAGCCATCACGGTTAAGGCTCTTGAAAGCGGCATCGTCGAACTGCAGTTCGACCTCAAGGGTGAGTCCGTCAACAAGTTCAACCGTCTCACCCTCGAAGAATTGCGTCAGGCCATCGAGGCCATCAGTGCCGATGCCTCGGTCAAGGGCGTGATCGTCAGCAGCGGCAAGGACGTGTTCATCGTCGGCGCCGACATCACCGAGTTCGTCGACAACTTCAAGCTGCCCGAAGCTGAGCTGGTCGCCGGCAGCCTGCAGGCCAACCGCATCTTCAGCGCCTTCGAAGACCTCGCGGTGCCCACCGTCGCCGCGATCAATGGCATCGCCCTGGGCGGCGGTCTGGAAATGTGCCTGGCTGCCGACTACCGAGTCATGGCCAGCAGCGCCAAGATTGGCCTGCCGGAAGTCAAACTGGGCATCTACCCAGGCTTTGGCGGCACCGTGCGCCTGCCGCGCCTGATCGGCCCGGACAATGCCATCGAGTGGATTGCCGCCGGCAAGGAAAACGGCGCAGACGATGCCCTCAAGGTCGGCGCGGTAGACGCCGTGGTGGCGCCCGAACTGCTCCAGGCTGCGGCCCTCGATCTGGCCAAGCGCGCCATTTCCGGTGAGCTGGACTTCAAGGCCAAGCGCCAGCCCAAGCTCGACAAGCTCAAGCTCAATGCCATCGAGCAGATGATGGCGTTCGAAACCGCCAAGGGCTTCGTCGCAGGTCAGGCCGGGCCGAATTACCCGGCCCCGGTCGAGGCGATCAAGTCGATCCAGAAAGCGGCCAACTTCGGCCGTGACAAGGCCCTGGAAGTCGAGGCCGCAGGCTTCGCCAAGCTGGCCAAGACCTCGGTCGCCGAAAGCCTGATCGGCCTGTTCCTCAACGACCAGGAGCTCAAGCGCAAGGCCAAGGCCCACGACCAGATCGCCCGCGACGTGCAACAGGCGGCTGTGCTCGGTGCCGGTATCATGGGCGGCGGCATCGCCTACCAGTCGGCGGTCAAGGGTACGCCGATCCTGATGAAGGACATCCGCGAAGAAGCCATTCAGTTGGGGCTCAACGAAGCGTCCAAGCTGCTCGGCAATCGCGTGGAAAAAGGCCGCCTGACTCCAGCGAAGATGGCCGAAGCGCTCAATGCGATTCGCCCGGTGCTGTCGTATGGCGACTTCGCCAACGTCGACATCGTGGTCGAAGCGGTGGTCGAGAACCCCAAGGTCAAGCAGGCCGTGCTGGCCGAGGTCGAAGGGCAGGTGAAGGAAGACACCATCCTGGCCTCCAACACCTCGACGATCTCCATCAATCTTCTGGCCCAGGCGCTGAAACGTCCGGAAAACTTCGTCGGCATGCACTTCTTCAATCCGGTGCACATGATGCCGCTGGTGGAAGTGATCCGTGGCGAGAAGTCCAGCGATGTGGCCGTCGCCACCACCGTGGCCTACGCCAAGAAAATGGGCAAGAACCCGATCGTGGTCAACGACTGCCCGGGCTTTTTGGTCAACCGCGTGCTGTTCCCGTATTTCGGCGGCTTCGCCCGGCTGGTCAGCGCCGGTGTCGACTTCGTGCGCATCGACAAGGTGATGGAGAAGTTTGGCTGGCCCATGGGCCCGGCGTACCTGATGGACGTGGTCGGTATCGACACCGGTCACCATGGCCGCGACGTCATGGCCGACGGCTTCCCGGACCGCATGAAGGACGAGCGCCGCTCGGCGATCGATGCCTTGTACGAGGCCAAGCGCCTGGGCCAGAAAAACGGCAAGGGCTTCTACGCCTACGAGACCGACAAGCGCGGCAAGCCGAAGAAAGTCGCCGACCCGAGCGTGCTCGATGTGCTTAAACCGGTGATCTACGAGCATCGCGAGCTGAGCGATGACGACATCATCAACTGGATGATGATCCCGCTTTGCCTGGAGGTCGTGCGCTGCCTGGAAGACGGCATCGTCGAAACCGCCGCCGAGGCGGACATGGGCCTGGTCTACGGTATTGGCTTCCCTCCCTTCCGCGGCGGTGCGCTGCGCTACATCGACTCGGTCGGTGTTGCCGAATTCGTCGCCCTGGCCGATCGCTATGCCGACCTGGGGCCGCTGTACCACCCGACCGCCAAGCTGCGCGAAATGGCCGCCAGCGGCCAGCGTTTCTTCAACTGA
- the topA gene encoding type I DNA topoisomerase: MGKSLVIVESPAKAKTINKYLGSQYVVKSSIGHIRDLPTSGSASASKEPAAKRGKAAPDAPVLTPKEKARRQLVARMGVDPESGWKAKYEILPGKEKVIDELRRLAKDADTIYLATDLDREGEAIAWHLREAIGGDDTRYKRVVFNEITQKAIQEAFSQPGELDIDRVNAQQARRFLDRVVGYMVSPLLWAKIARGLSAGRVQSVAVKLVVEREREIRAFNPEEYWEIHADLSSAKNAKVRFEVARHNGEAFKPLNQAQAMAALDALKVSSYSVSKREDRPTSSKPSAPFITSTLQQAASNRLGFGVKKTMMMAQRLYEAGYITYMRTDSTNLSTDAVEMARSYIEREFGSQYLPAAPIVYGSKQGAQEAHEAIRPSEVNTHPSKLSGMERDAERLYELIWRQFLACQMPPAQYLSTSITAVAGDFELRAKGRILKFDGYTRVLPQQSKPGEDDVLPEMAQGEALKLLELDPSQHFTKPPARFTEASLVKEMEKRGIGRPSTYAAIISTIQDRGYVTLHNRRFYSEKMGDIVTERLSESFSNLMDYGFTAGMEENLDDVAHGERDWKNVLDEFYGDFSQKLLTAEANENGMRANQPTLTNIACKECGRPMMIRTASTGVFLGCSGYSLPPKERCKATVNLVPGDEIAADDEGESESRVLRAKHRCPICATAMDAYLLDEKHKLHICGNNPDCPGYEIEEGSYRIKGYEGPSLECDKCGSEMQLKTGRFGKFFGCTNPACKNTRKLLKSGEAAPPKMDKVEMPELKCEKVDDTYVLRDGASGLFLAASQFPKNRETRAPLVKEIVPHKAEIDAKYHFLCDAPQHDPEGRPSVIRYSRKTKEQYVQTEVEGKPTGWKAFYDGKTWKVEDKR, translated from the coding sequence ATGGGCAAATCGCTGGTCATTGTGGAATCCCCGGCCAAGGCCAAGACCATCAACAAGTACCTGGGCAGCCAGTACGTGGTGAAGTCGAGTATCGGCCATATCCGCGACCTCCCCACCAGCGGTTCGGCTAGCGCCTCCAAGGAGCCGGCCGCCAAACGCGGCAAGGCCGCGCCCGACGCACCGGTACTCACGCCGAAGGAAAAGGCCCGTCGCCAGCTGGTGGCGCGCATGGGCGTCGACCCCGAATCGGGCTGGAAGGCCAAGTACGAAATCCTTCCCGGCAAGGAAAAGGTCATCGACGAACTGCGTCGTCTGGCCAAGGATGCCGACACCATCTATCTCGCAACCGACTTGGACCGCGAGGGGGAGGCCATCGCCTGGCACCTGCGCGAGGCCATCGGCGGCGATGACACCCGCTACAAGCGCGTGGTGTTCAACGAAATCACCCAGAAAGCCATTCAGGAAGCGTTCTCGCAACCGGGCGAACTCGACATCGACCGCGTCAATGCCCAGCAGGCGCGGCGCTTCCTCGATCGCGTGGTGGGCTACATGGTCTCGCCGCTGCTGTGGGCCAAGATCGCCCGCGGCCTCTCGGCCGGGCGTGTGCAGTCGGTGGCGGTCAAGCTGGTGGTCGAGCGTGAGCGGGAAATCCGCGCATTCAACCCTGAGGAATACTGGGAAATCCACGCCGATCTGAGCAGCGCCAAGAACGCCAAGGTGCGCTTCGAAGTGGCGCGGCACAACGGCGAGGCCTTCAAGCCGCTGAACCAGGCCCAGGCCATGGCCGCCCTGGACGCCCTCAAGGTCTCCAGCTACAGCGTCAGCAAGCGCGAAGACCGCCCGACCAGCAGCAAGCCGTCGGCGCCATTCATCACCTCGACCCTGCAGCAGGCCGCCAGCAACCGTCTGGGCTTCGGCGTGAAGAAGACCATGATGATGGCCCAGCGCTTGTATGAGGCCGGCTACATCACCTACATGCGTACCGACTCGACCAACCTGTCGACCGATGCCGTGGAAATGGCCCGCAGCTATATCGAGCGCGAATTTGGCAGTCAGTACCTGCCCGCAGCGCCGATCGTCTATGGCAGCAAGCAGGGTGCCCAGGAGGCGCACGAAGCGATTCGTCCGTCCGAGGTCAATACCCACCCAAGCAAGCTCAGTGGCATGGAGCGTGATGCCGAGCGCCTGTACGAGCTGATCTGGCGCCAGTTCCTGGCCTGCCAGATGCCACCGGCGCAGTACCTGTCCACCAGCATCACCGCGGTGGCCGGCGACTTCGAGCTGCGGGCCAAGGGCCGCATCCTCAAGTTCGATGGTTACACCCGTGTGTTGCCGCAACAGAGCAAGCCTGGCGAAGACGACGTGCTGCCGGAAATGGCCCAGGGCGAGGCGCTGAAGCTGCTCGAACTCGACCCCAGCCAGCATTTCACCAAGCCGCCGGCGCGCTTCACCGAAGCCAGCCTGGTCAAGGAAATGGAAAAACGCGGTATCGGTCGTCCTTCGACCTATGCGGCGATCATTTCCACCATCCAGGACCGCGGTTACGTGACCCTGCACAATCGCCGCTTCTATTCCGAGAAGATGGGCGACATCGTCACCGAGCGTCTCTCGGAAAGCTTCTCCAACCTGATGGACTACGGCTTCACCGCCGGCATGGAAGAGAACCTCGATGACGTCGCCCACGGCGAACGCGACTGGAAGAACGTCCTCGACGAATTCTATGGCGACTTCAGCCAGAAGCTGCTGACCGCTGAAGCCAACGAAAACGGCATGCGTGCCAACCAGCCAACCCTGACCAACATTGCCTGCAAGGAATGCGGTCGGCCGATGATGATCCGCACCGCGTCCACCGGTGTGTTCCTCGGTTGCTCGGGCTACAGCCTGCCGCCCAAGGAGCGTTGCAAGGCCACGGTCAACCTAGTGCCGGGCGACGAGATCGCTGCCGACGACGAGGGCGAGTCCGAGTCGCGGGTGCTGCGCGCCAAGCACCGTTGCCCAATCTGTGCCACGGCCATGGATGCGTACCTGCTCGACGAGAAGCACAAGCTGCATATCTGCGGCAACAACCCGGATTGCCCAGGCTACGAGATCGAGGAAGGCAGCTACCGCATCAAGGGCTACGAAGGCCCGAGCCTGGAATGCGACAAGTGCGGCAGTGAGATGCAGCTCAAGACTGGCCGCTTCGGCAAGTTCTTCGGTTGCACCAACCCTGCGTGCAAGAACACCCGCAAGCTGCTCAAGAGCGGCGAAGCGGCGCCGCCGAAGATGGACAAGGTGGAGATGCCTGAGCTCAAGTGCGAGAAGGTCGACGACACCTACGTACTGCGTGACGGTGCATCCGGGCTGTTCCTGGCGGCCAGTCAGTTCCCCAAGAACCGCGAGACCCGTGCGCCGCTGGTCAAGGAGATCGTGCCGCACAAGGCTGAAATCGATGCCAAGTACCACTTCCTCTGTGATGCACCGCAGCACGATCCGGAAGGTCGTCCGAGTGTGATTCGCTACAGCCGCAAGACCAAGGAGCAATACGTGCAGACCGAGGTCGAGGGCAAACCCACGGGCTGGAAGGCCTTCTACGACGGCAAGACGTGGAAGGTCGAAGACAAACGCTGA
- a CDS encoding transglycosylase SLT domain-containing protein encodes MRSRLFPIISCLLLGAAITSAAQATDITQQRQYYDEAKRALAKGDKGPYQRYAQALSDYPLTPYLAYDELTARLKSASNQEIEAFLAAHGDLPQANWMKLRWLRWLAERGEWDTFARYYSPKLNFTELDCLNGQYQLSHGQRAEGLATAEKLWHVGKSQPAACDVLFGMWAAEGQLTEAKRWERLKLAAQTRNYALANSLVNGLATLNSQGKLLIEVAQKPELLNQPSRFMPATEAMSDIVSLGLRRLARQDPERAMAMLDDYAQRMHFSRDEKVAIAREIGLTLARRYDPRALQLMTGYDPDLRDDTVSEWRMRLLLRLGRWQDAYDLTRRLPPELAASNRWRYWQARSLELAQPNNPQVPALYKTVARERDFYGFLAADRAQTPYQLNNKPLVLSQQLVNKVRNTPGVRRALEFHARGQIVDGRREWYHVSRHFNRDEMVAQARLAYELRWYFPAIRTISQAQYWDDLDIRFPMAHRDTLVREAKVRGLHSSWVFAITRQESAFMDDARSGVGASGLMQLMPATAKETARKFSIPLASPAQVLNPDTNIQLGAAYLSQVHSQFNGNRVLASAAYNAGPGRVRQWLRGAKHLSFDVWVESIPFDETRQYVQNVLSYSVIYGQKLNSPQPLVDWHERYFDDL; translated from the coding sequence ATGCGCAGCCGCCTGTTCCCGATCATCTCTTGCCTGCTGCTCGGCGCCGCCATCACCAGCGCCGCCCAGGCCACCGACATTACTCAGCAGCGCCAGTACTACGATGAGGCCAAACGCGCCCTGGCCAAGGGCGACAAAGGCCCGTACCAGCGTTACGCCCAGGCCCTGAGCGATTATCCGCTGACGCCGTACCTGGCCTACGACGAACTGACCGCGCGCCTGAAATCGGCCAGCAACCAGGAAATCGAAGCCTTCCTCGCCGCCCACGGCGACCTGCCCCAGGCCAACTGGATGAAACTGCGCTGGTTGCGCTGGCTGGCCGAACGTGGCGAATGGGACACCTTCGCCCGCTACTACAGCCCCAAGCTCAACTTCACCGAACTCGACTGCCTCAACGGCCAGTACCAGCTCAGCCATGGCCAGCGCGCCGAGGGCTTGGCCACGGCAGAAAAACTCTGGCATGTCGGCAAGTCACAGCCGGCCGCCTGCGATGTGCTGTTCGGCATGTGGGCCGCCGAGGGTCAGCTGACCGAGGCCAAGCGCTGGGAGCGCCTGAAACTCGCCGCGCAGACCCGTAACTACGCGCTCGCCAACAGCCTGGTCAACGGCCTTGCCACCCTCAACAGCCAGGGCAAGCTGCTGATCGAGGTGGCGCAAAAGCCCGAACTGCTCAACCAGCCGTCGCGCTTCATGCCTGCCACCGAGGCGATGTCCGACATCGTCAGCCTAGGTTTGCGGCGCTTGGCCCGGCAGGATCCGGAACGGGCCATGGCGATGCTCGACGACTACGCCCAGCGCATGCACTTCTCGCGCGACGAAAAAGTCGCCATCGCCCGCGAGATCGGCCTGACCCTGGCGCGCCGCTACGATCCACGCGCGCTGCAACTGATGACCGGCTACGACCCCGACCTGCGTGACGACACGGTCAGCGAATGGCGCATGCGCCTGCTGCTGCGCCTGGGCCGCTGGCAGGACGCCTACGACCTGACCCGCCGCCTGCCGCCGGAACTGGCCGCCAGCAACCGCTGGCGCTACTGGCAGGCGCGCAGCCTGGAACTGGCCCAGCCGAACAACCCGCAAGTGCCGGCGCTGTACAAGACCGTGGCCCGCGAGCGTGATTTCTATGGCTTCCTCGCCGCCGACCGGGCGCAGACCCCGTACCAGTTGAACAACAAGCCGCTGGTGCTGAGCCAGCAACTGGTCAACAAGGTGCGCAACACCCCAGGGGTGCGCCGCGCCCTGGAATTCCATGCCCGTGGGCAGATCGTCGACGGTCGCCGCGAGTGGTACCACGTCAGCCGCCACTTCAACCGCGACGAAATGGTCGCCCAGGCGCGCCTGGCCTATGAACTGCGCTGGTACTTCCCGGCGATCCGCACCATCAGCCAGGCGCAGTACTGGGACGATCTGGACATTCGCTTCCCGATGGCGCACCGCGACACCCTGGTGCGTGAAGCCAAGGTGCGCGGGCTGCATTCGAGCTGGGTGTTCGCCATCACCCGCCAGGAAAGCGCGTTCATGGACGATGCCCGTTCTGGTGTCGGCGCCAGCGGCCTGATGCAGCTGATGCCGGCCACGGCCAAGGAAACTGCGCGCAAGTTCAGCATTCCGCTGGCCTCCCCGGCTCAGGTGCTCAACCCTGACACCAATATCCAGCTTGGCGCCGCCTACCTGAGTCAGGTGCATAGCCAGTTCAATGGCAACCGCGTGCTGGCTTCGGCGGCCTATAACGCCGGGCCGGGCCGGGTTCGACAGTGGCTGCGCGGGGCCAAGCATTTGAGCTTCGATGTGTGGGTGGAGTCGATTCCGTTCGATGAGACCCGGCAGTATGTGCAGAACGTGTTGTCGTACTCGGTGATCTACGGGCAGAAGCTCAATTCGCCGCAGCCGTTGGTGGATTGGCATGAGCGGTATTTTGATGATTTGTGA
- the fadA gene encoding acetyl-CoA C-acyltransferase FadA: MSLNPRDVVIVDFGRTPMGRSKGGMHRNTRAEDLSAQLITKVLERNPKVDPKEVEDVIWGCVNQTLEQGWNIARMASLMTPIPHTSSAQTVSRLCGSSMSALHTAAQAIMTGNGDVFVIGGVEHMGHVSMMHGVDPNPHLSLHAAKASGMMGLTAEMLGKMHGISREQQDQFALRSHQLAHKATVEGKFKDEIIPMQGHDADGFLKVFDFDETIRPETTLEGLAALKPAFNPKGGTVTAGSSSQITDGASCMIVMSGQRAMDLGIEPLAVLRSMAVAGVDPAIMGYGPVPATQKALKRAGLSIADIDYFELNEAFAAQALPVLKDLKVLDKMNEKVNLHGGAIALGHPFGCSGARISGTLLNVMKQNGGTLGVATMCIGLGQGITTVFERV, translated from the coding sequence ATGAGCCTGAATCCAAGAGACGTGGTGATCGTCGACTTCGGTCGTACGCCCATGGGCCGCTCCAAGGGTGGCATGCATCGCAATACCCGCGCCGAAGACCTGTCGGCGCAACTGATCACCAAGGTGTTGGAACGCAACCCCAAGGTCGATCCGAAAGAAGTCGAAGATGTCATCTGGGGCTGCGTCAACCAGACCCTGGAACAGGGCTGGAACATCGCCCGCATGGCCTCGCTGATGACGCCGATTCCGCACACCTCGTCGGCGCAGACCGTCAGCCGTCTGTGCGGCTCGTCGATGAGCGCGCTGCACACCGCGGCCCAGGCGATCATGACCGGCAACGGTGACGTGTTCGTCATCGGCGGTGTCGAGCACATGGGCCATGTGAGCATGATGCATGGCGTCGATCCCAACCCGCACCTGTCGCTGCACGCGGCCAAGGCCTCGGGCATGATGGGCCTGACCGCGGAAATGCTCGGCAAGATGCACGGCATCAGCCGCGAGCAGCAGGACCAGTTCGCCCTGCGCTCGCACCAGCTGGCGCACAAGGCCACGGTCGAGGGCAAGTTCAAGGACGAGATCATCCCCATGCAGGGGCATGACGCCGACGGTTTCCTCAAGGTCTTCGACTTCGATGAAACCATTCGTCCGGAAACCACCCTGGAAGGTCTGGCGGCGCTGAAGCCGGCCTTCAACCCCAAGGGCGGCACCGTGACGGCAGGCAGCTCCTCGCAAATCACCGACGGCGCCTCGTGCATGATCGTCATGTCGGGGCAGCGCGCCATGGACCTGGGCATCGAGCCGCTGGCGGTGCTGCGTTCGATGGCAGTGGCCGGTGTCGACCCGGCGATCATGGGTTACGGTCCGGTGCCGGCGACGCAGAAAGCGCTCAAGCGCGCGGGTCTGAGCATCGCCGACATCGACTACTTCGAGCTCAACGAAGCCTTCGCTGCACAGGCCCTGCCGGTACTGAAAGATTTGAAAGTGCTCGACAAGATGAATGAGAAGGTTAACCTGCACGGCGGCGCAATTGCCTTGGGCCATCCGTTCGGTTGCTCAGGTGCGCGAATTTCCGGCACCTTGCTCAACGTCATGAAGCAGAACGGCGGCACCTTGGGCGTGGCAACCATGTGCATCGGCCTGGGTCAGGGCATCACCACTGTGTTCGAACGCGTCTGA
- a CDS encoding ATP-binding cassette domain-containing protein, with protein sequence MTLLKFSDVSLAFGAMPLLDKVSWQIARGERVCIIGRNGTGKSSMLRLVKGEQKPDDGEIWRSPGLKIGELPQELPVADGRSVFDVVAEGLDGVGALLAQYHHLSQNIHSDADLDKLMHVQHELEARDGWRLQQLVDSTLSRLQLPADKTLAELSGGWRRRVLLAQALVSEPDLLLLDEPTNHLDIGAIAWLEEALKGFGGAVLFITHDRSFLQNLATRILELDRGGLIDWNGDYASFLVHKEAALAAEETANALFDKRLAQEEVWIRQGIKARRTRNEGRVRALKALRVERGERRERQGKANIQIEAAEKSGKQVMQLENVSFAHPGGPLLVKDFSMVLQRQDRIGLLGANGTGKTTLLKMMLGDLEPVSGRVDRGTKLEVAYFDQLRHQLDLEKTVIDNLAEGRDFIEIDGQSRHVLSYLGDFLFSPQRARTPVKALSGGERARLLLAKLFSKPANLLVLDEPTNDLDVETLELLEEVLSNYKGTVLMVSHDRAFLDNVVTSTLVFEGEGRVREYVGGYEDWIRQGGSPRLLGVTESKGGKSELNSAVVAKVAEPAPAAVAAVAEADGSKKKLSYKLQRELEQLPLQIDALEQKMAAVQAEIADAGFYQRPIGETTAVLVQLEQLQAELDGLVERWAELEG encoded by the coding sequence ATGACCCTTCTCAAATTCAGCGATGTGTCCCTCGCGTTCGGCGCCATGCCGCTGCTCGACAAGGTGTCCTGGCAAATCGCCCGTGGCGAGCGGGTGTGCATCATCGGCCGCAACGGCACCGGCAAGTCGAGCATGCTGCGCCTGGTCAAGGGCGAGCAAAAGCCCGACGACGGCGAGATCTGGCGCAGCCCGGGGCTCAAGATCGGCGAACTGCCGCAGGAATTGCCCGTGGCTGACGGGCGCAGCGTGTTCGATGTCGTCGCCGAGGGGCTCGATGGCGTCGGCGCGTTGCTCGCCCAGTACCATCACCTGAGCCAGAACATCCACAGCGACGCCGACCTGGACAAGCTCATGCACGTCCAGCACGAGCTCGAAGCGCGCGACGGCTGGCGCTTGCAGCAACTGGTCGACAGCACCCTGAGCCGCCTGCAACTGCCGGCCGACAAGACCCTCGCCGAGCTCTCCGGTGGCTGGCGGCGTCGCGTGCTGCTGGCCCAGGCGCTGGTTTCCGAGCCTGACCTGCTGCTGCTCGACGAGCCGACCAACCACCTCGACATCGGTGCCATCGCCTGGCTCGAAGAAGCCCTCAAGGGCTTCGGTGGCGCCGTGCTGTTCATCACCCACGACCGGTCCTTCCTGCAGAACCTCGCCACCCGCATCCTCGAGCTCGACCGCGGTGGGCTGATCGACTGGAACGGCGATTACGCCAGCTTCCTGGTGCATAAAGAGGCCGCGCTGGCCGCCGAGGAAACCGCCAACGCACTGTTCGACAAGCGCCTGGCCCAGGAAGAAGTGTGGATTCGCCAGGGCATCAAGGCCCGCCGCACCCGTAACGAAGGCCGCGTGCGTGCGCTCAAGGCGCTGCGCGTCGAGCGCGGCGAGCGCCGTGAGCGGCAGGGCAAGGCCAACATCCAGATCGAAGCGGCAGAAAAATCCGGCAAGCAGGTCATGCAGCTGGAAAACGTCAGCTTCGCTCACCCTGGTGGGCCGCTGCTGGTCAAAGACTTCTCCATGGTCCTGCAACGTCAGGACCGTATCGGCCTGCTGGGCGCCAACGGCACCGGCAAGACCACCCTGCTGAAGATGATGCTCGGCGACCTTGAGCCGGTCAGCGGCCGGGTCGATCGCGGGACCAAGCTGGAAGTGGCCTATTTCGATCAGCTGCGCCATCAGCTCGACCTGGAAAAGACCGTCATCGACAATCTTGCCGAAGGCCGCGACTTCATCGAGATCGACGGGCAGAGCCGGCACGTGCTGAGCTACCTGGGCGACTTCTTGTTCAGCCCGCAGCGTGCCCGCACCCCGGTCAAGGCGCTGTCCGGTGGTGAGCGCGCACGGCTGCTGCTGGCAAAACTGTTCAGCAAGCCGGCCAACCTGCTGGTGCTCGACGAACCGACCAACGACCTCGACGTCGAGACCCTCGAGCTGCTGGAGGAAGTGCTTTCCAACTACAAGGGTACGGTGCTGATGGTTAGCCACGACCGGGCCTTCCTCGACAACGTGGTCACCAGCACCCTGGTCTTCGAAGGCGAAGGGCGTGTGCGTGAGTACGTCGGCGGTTATGAAGACTGGATTCGCCAAGGCGGCTCGCCGCGCCTGCTGGGCGTGACCGAGAGCAAGGGTGGCAAGTCCGAGCTCAACAGCGCGGTGGTGGCGAAGGTTGCCGAGCCGGCGCCCGCTGCGGTTGCGGCGGTGGCCGAGGCCGATGGTAGCAAGAAGAAGCTCAGCTACAAGCTGCAGCGCGAGCTCGAGCAGTTGCCGCTGCAGATCGATGCGCTGGAGCAGAAAATGGCGGCCGTGCAGGCCGAGATCGCTGATGCGGGGTTCTACCAGCGGCCGATTGGCGAAACCACGGCGGTGCTGGTGCAACTGGAGCAGTTACAGGCTGAGCTCGATGGGCTGGTGGAGCGTTGGGCCGAACTGGAAGGCTGA